The following proteins are encoded in a genomic region of Limosilactobacillus reuteri subsp. reuteri:
- a CDS encoding diacylglycerol kinase family protein, translating into MDSRDKHQTEKNHHLIQAMCHAIDGIIQVLREERNMRYHLLAACLAIIMSILLHISAMEWLWILLAIFVVFTSEFLNTVTEAVTDLIVDHHYELNVKKAKDVAAGGVLISAIFSVLVGLIIFIPRILAIIR; encoded by the coding sequence ATGGACTCACGCGATAAACATCAAACTGAGAAAAATCATCACTTAATTCAAGCAATGTGTCACGCAATCGATGGAATTATCCAAGTGTTACGTGAAGAGCGTAATATGCGGTACCACCTTTTAGCGGCCTGCTTAGCCATTATTATGTCGATCTTATTGCATATTTCAGCAATGGAATGGTTATGGATTTTATTGGCAATCTTTGTTGTTTTTACATCTGAATTTCTTAATACGGTTACCGAAGCTGTTACAGATTTGATTGTTGACCACCACTATGAATTAAATGTAAAAAAAGCTAAAGATGTGGCCGCTGGTGGGGTACTGATTTCAGCGATATTTTCAGTCTTGGTGGGGCTAATTATTTTTATCCCCCGTATATTAGCAATTATTAGATAG
- the argH gene encoding argininosuccinate lyase, whose amino-acid sequence MPIKRMWGGRFEEAGDQLVNQFNASISFDQEMAQEDIEGSLAHVKMLKETQILSAEDADKIIAGLKKLRERLTSEGLPFSIDNEDIHMNIEALLTEEIGPVAGKLHTGRSRNDQVATDLHLYVKKRLPIIINELKKLQAELVDKAAENVETIMPGYTHMQHAQPISYGHYLMAYFQMFQRDVERFEFNQQHTDLSPLGAAALAGTTFPIDRQLSAKYLGFAGPYHNSLDAVSDRDFALEFLSNASILMMHLSRLCEELIYWCSYEFGYLELADSYSTGSSIMPQKKNPDMAELIRGKVGRVYGDLFSLLTTMKGLPLAYNKDMQEDKEGLFDAVKTILPSIKIMTGMIATLQVKKEAMEHATHHDFSNATELADYLATKGIPFREAHEIVGELVLKGLKTGTNLVDIPLDEYKKISPKIEEDVYTCLQPKVAVERRNSYGGTGFDQVRQQIKDAKKILEGK is encoded by the coding sequence ATGCCTATTAAGAGAATGTGGGGTGGCCGGTTTGAAGAAGCTGGCGACCAACTAGTTAACCAATTTAATGCGTCGATCAGTTTTGATCAAGAAATGGCTCAAGAAGACATTGAAGGCTCATTAGCCCATGTAAAAATGTTGAAAGAAACACAAATTTTGTCAGCAGAGGATGCTGATAAGATTATTGCTGGACTCAAGAAATTACGTGAGCGATTAACTAGTGAAGGACTCCCATTTTCGATTGACAACGAAGACATTCATATGAATATTGAGGCATTGCTGACAGAAGAAATTGGCCCTGTTGCCGGTAAGCTTCATACTGGGCGGAGCAGAAATGATCAAGTTGCAACTGACCTTCATTTATATGTAAAGAAGCGATTGCCCATTATCATTAATGAATTGAAAAAATTACAGGCAGAATTAGTAGATAAAGCAGCAGAAAATGTTGAAACGATTATGCCAGGGTATACTCATATGCAACATGCTCAGCCAATTTCGTATGGGCACTATCTCATGGCTTATTTCCAAATGTTTCAGCGAGATGTTGAACGTTTTGAATTTAACCAGCAGCACACGGATTTATCACCCCTAGGAGCGGCTGCTTTAGCTGGAACCACTTTCCCAATTGATCGACAATTAAGTGCAAAGTATTTAGGTTTTGCTGGACCATACCATAATTCACTGGACGCTGTTTCTGATCGGGATTTTGCCCTTGAATTTTTAAGTAACGCAAGTATTTTGATGATGCACCTGTCACGGCTATGTGAAGAACTGATTTATTGGTGTAGTTATGAATTTGGCTATTTAGAATTGGCAGATTCATATTCTACTGGTAGTTCGATTATGCCGCAAAAGAAGAACCCTGATATGGCAGAATTGATTCGTGGTAAAGTTGGGCGAGTTTATGGTGATCTTTTTAGCTTATTAACGACAATGAAGGGCCTTCCACTTGCTTATAACAAGGATATGCAAGAAGATAAAGAGGGATTATTCGACGCAGTAAAGACGATTCTCCCAAGCATCAAGATCATGACCGGGATGATTGCTACCCTTCAAGTAAAGAAAGAAGCCATGGAGCATGCAACTCATCATGACTTTTCTAATGCCACTGAATTAGCAGATTATCTCGCTACTAAAGGAATTCCATTTAGGGAAGCGCATGAGATTGTCGGTGAGCTAGTATTGAAGGGACTTAAGACAGGGACAAATCTTGTTGATATTCCATTAGACGAATATAAAAAGATTTCGCCCAAAATTGAAGAAGATGTTTATACCTGCTTACAACCTAAAGTAGCGGTTGAACGGCGGAATTCTTATGGTGGGACTGGTTTTGATCAGGTTCGTCAACAAATTAAAGATGCTAAGAAGATTTTAGAAGGTAAATAA
- the bsh gene encoding choloylglycine hydrolase: protein MCTSVIYTAGDYYFGRNLDLEVNLGQEVVITPRNKTLEFREMPNLEHHYAIIGMSIVRDDYPLYFDGVNEKGVGMAGLNFDGPAHYFPVQEGKDNIASFELVPYILAAASSVAEAKKLLSNANIANINFSDKLQAAPLHWIIADKTGASVTVESTAKGLNVYDNPVGVLTNNPEFPRQLLNLSNYRSVAPANPANVFAPNVDLPVYSRGLGTHFLPGGMDSESRFVKATFTKMHAPVGNSEVENITNYFHILQSVEQQKGLDEVAPNTFEYTIYSDGSNLKKGIFYYKTYENSQINAVDMHKEDLEASELITYPVQNKQIINQQN from the coding sequence ATGTGCACATCAGTAATTTATACAGCAGGTGATTATTACTTTGGTCGTAATCTTGATTTGGAAGTCAACCTTGGTCAAGAAGTAGTGATTACCCCGCGTAATAAGACTTTAGAATTCCGGGAAATGCCCAATCTTGAACACCATTATGCAATTATTGGAATGTCAATTGTTCGTGATGATTATCCATTATACTTTGATGGGGTAAATGAAAAAGGGGTTGGGATGGCAGGCCTTAATTTTGATGGTCCAGCTCATTATTTCCCAGTCCAAGAGGGGAAGGATAATATTGCATCCTTTGAATTAGTTCCTTATATTCTTGCGGCAGCTTCCTCGGTTGCTGAAGCGAAGAAGTTACTTTCAAATGCAAACATTGCTAATATTAATTTTTCTGATAAACTCCAAGCTGCACCGCTACACTGGATTATTGCTGATAAAACGGGTGCTTCTGTGACTGTTGAATCCACCGCAAAAGGATTGAATGTTTATGATAACCCAGTTGGTGTTTTGACAAATAATCCGGAGTTTCCTCGTCAATTATTAAATCTTAGTAACTATCGTAGTGTTGCACCTGCTAATCCGGCTAACGTATTTGCACCTAATGTCGACCTACCAGTTTATAGCCGGGGCTTAGGGACCCATTTTCTCCCGGGAGGAATGGATTCTGAAAGTCGTTTTGTTAAGGCTACTTTCACTAAGATGCATGCCCCAGTTGGTAATTCTGAGGTTGAGAATATTACCAACTATTTCCACATTCTTCAATCTGTCGAACAACAAAAGGGTTTGGATGAAGTAGCACCGAATACTTTTGAATATACGATTTATTCTGATGGTTCGAACCTAAAGAAAGGGATTTTTTACTACAAGACTTACGAAAACAGTCAAATTAATGCAGTTGATATGCATAAGGAAGATCTTGAAGCATCAGAATTAATTACCTATCCAGTTCAAAATAAACAAATAATTAACCAACAAAATTAA
- a CDS encoding biotin transporter BioY, producing MIREKISLSIHEMTVVAMMVAIIAVLGAVPGIPLGFIPVPIILQNMGIMIAGELLGPRLGTIAVWLFLFLVVLGLPLLSGGRGGMVTILGPTGGYIFAWLFVPLLIGLSLKLSWYYGMTQGVTEFLIVWLWGVIFVEGVGAIWLANQLHTTLIAALTSNILFVFGDTIKALIVVSITRRLRHIKAFSLRR from the coding sequence ATGATTAGGGAAAAGATAAGTTTGTCAATTCATGAAATGACTGTCGTTGCCATGATGGTTGCAATTATTGCTGTTTTAGGAGCAGTTCCAGGAATTCCGTTGGGGTTTATTCCGGTGCCAATTATTTTACAAAATATGGGAATAATGATTGCCGGAGAATTACTTGGACCAAGATTAGGGACAATTGCTGTATGGCTCTTCTTGTTTTTAGTTGTACTTGGGTTGCCACTGCTTTCCGGTGGCCGCGGCGGAATGGTAACAATATTAGGTCCAACTGGCGGATATATTTTTGCTTGGTTATTTGTCCCATTGTTGATTGGCCTTAGTCTAAAATTAAGTTGGTATTATGGGATGACGCAGGGAGTAACTGAATTCCTGATTGTTTGGCTATGGGGTGTAATCTTTGTGGAAGGAGTGGGCGCAATATGGTTAGCTAATCAATTGCATACCACGCTTATTGCTGCTTTGACTTCCAATATTTTATTTGTTTTTGGCGATACAATCAAAGCACTTATTGTCGTCTCAATTACTCGTCGTTTACGTCACATTAAGGCTTTTTCATTAAGGAGATGA
- a CDS encoding GatB/YqeY domain-containing protein, with product MSLLQQLTSDMVSAMKNRDKETLDVVRMLKAAVQNEQIELGHDLSANEEIAVMAREYKQRKESLEEFEKAGREDLINQAKNELAIVEKYMPKQLSKDEVTKIVKEVIDELNASSMKNFGQVMGSVMPKVQGQADGKLVNQVVKEQLSK from the coding sequence ATGAGCTTACTACAACAATTAACGTCAGATATGGTATCAGCAATGAAGAATCGTGATAAAGAAACATTAGACGTTGTCCGGATGCTTAAAGCAGCGGTTCAAAATGAACAAATTGAACTTGGCCACGATTTGAGCGCTAATGAAGAAATTGCGGTAATGGCACGTGAATATAAGCAACGTAAGGAATCGCTTGAAGAATTTGAAAAGGCTGGACGAGAAGATCTGATCAACCAAGCTAAAAATGAATTGGCAATTGTTGAAAAGTATATGCCAAAACAGTTATCAAAAGATGAAGTTACTAAGATTGTTAAGGAAGTAATTGACGAACTTAATGCTTCTAGTATGAAGAACTTTGGACAAGTAATGGGGTCGGTTATGCCCAAAGTTCAAGGACAAGCAGATGGAAAATTAGTTAACCAGGTTGTAAAAGAACAATTGAGTAAGTAA
- a CDS encoding biotin--[acetyl-CoA-carboxylase] ligase, translated as MAHSTAQKILWQLLSAPDSWISGNDLAKRFNISRESVWKAINGLRKSGNNIESRRNLGYRFTGNSRLSADIIDFYTHNHFTNRLYVEDQVSSTQSVAKAFLSHHLVSAPTVFIADYQIAGYGRQGRSFYSPAATGLYFSMILPSPTDKPLQAGLMTTTFAVLIGEVLKQFFPAQDFRYKWVNDIYLNHKKVGGILTEAVVDLESRTTTSLVVGIGLNITTKEFPLDLKDKATGIAPADRNLLVSRLIETIANNYSDYDNPQYLEQYRQGSMILGQKVDLLVNGEAIAGIAKKIENDGALTIRLADGKTKTFNSGEVVKVNFEK; from the coding sequence ATGGCTCATTCAACTGCACAGAAAATTTTATGGCAATTACTTTCAGCGCCAGATTCATGGATTTCTGGAAATGATTTAGCAAAGCGATTCAATATTAGTCGTGAATCTGTTTGGAAAGCCATCAACGGTTTACGAAAAAGTGGAAATAATATTGAGAGCCGTAGAAACCTTGGATACCGTTTTACCGGAAATTCACGGTTGAGTGCTGATATTATTGATTTTTATACCCATAACCACTTTACTAATCGTCTTTACGTTGAAGATCAGGTTAGCTCAACTCAAAGCGTCGCAAAAGCTTTTTTGAGTCATCACCTAGTTAGTGCGCCAACAGTATTTATCGCTGATTATCAAATTGCTGGTTATGGGAGACAGGGACGGTCCTTTTACTCTCCGGCAGCAACTGGACTGTACTTTAGTATGATTTTGCCTAGCCCAACAGACAAACCACTACAAGCTGGGTTAATGACAACGACTTTTGCAGTTTTAATTGGGGAAGTTCTTAAACAATTTTTCCCTGCTCAAGACTTTCGGTACAAATGGGTCAACGACATTTATTTAAATCATAAAAAAGTCGGCGGAATTTTGACCGAGGCAGTAGTAGACCTTGAATCAAGGACAACGACATCCTTGGTGGTAGGAATTGGTTTGAATATAACTACAAAAGAATTTCCACTGGATCTTAAAGACAAAGCGACGGGAATAGCACCAGCAGATCGTAATCTTTTAGTTAGTCGGCTTATTGAGACGATTGCTAATAATTATTCAGACTATGATAATCCCCAGTATCTTGAGCAATATCGCCAAGGCTCAATGATTTTAGGACAGAAAGTGGACTTGTTAGTAAATGGTGAGGCGATTGCTGGAATTGCTAAAAAAATTGAAAATGATGGTGCACTAACAATTCGCTTGGCAGACGGAAAAACGAAAACTTTTAATAGTGGGGAAGTAGTTAAAGTTAATTTTGAAAAATAA
- a CDS encoding ABC transporter substrate-binding protein/permease translates to MKGFKHLLLLMVIAFPILCTPITALAANESSSTSSSSANNPSQVASNDSVQKIKQKGTLVVGMSADYPPYEFTTKENGKTKYVGFEVSLAKQFAKDLGVKLVIKNMDFDSLLVALETGKIDAIISGMNVTAERKKSVDFSNTYYSGDSYFLINKGDKDKLVNVKSFNGKNVGAQNGTLQSTLISKEMPKANGKGLAKLSSLVIGLQSHKYDGILMDAATAKAYAANNSNLYAFNSKLPNTAGGIAMAFPKGDTSLVNAANQTIKKVNKEQLINKKWIPEASQYMKSYKKQNTVLSYWRYFAKGIKYTLIITVVSVIFGFLLGTLFALMRLSKNKFLHSIAVCYIEFLRGTPMMVQIMFVYFGIGALIQSLPALLAGIIAVSLNSGAYVAEIIRSGIQSIPLGQTEAARSLGMSKNETFRYVIMPQALKNIWPALGNELITLLKDSSLVSVIGVSELMYQTQLVQSATYKGVLPLFITMIIYFILTFTLSRILFYFEGRMKHAH, encoded by the coding sequence ATGAAAGGTTTTAAACATTTATTACTGCTAATGGTAATTGCGTTTCCGATATTATGTACACCTATTACTGCATTAGCTGCTAACGAGAGCAGTTCAACTAGCTCTTCGTCAGCCAATAATCCATCGCAAGTCGCTAGTAATGATTCAGTACAAAAGATTAAACAAAAAGGAACACTGGTTGTGGGAATGAGTGCTGATTATCCACCCTACGAATTCACAACCAAAGAAAATGGAAAAACTAAATATGTCGGTTTTGAAGTTTCCCTTGCTAAACAATTTGCTAAAGACTTGGGAGTAAAACTAGTTATTAAAAACATGGACTTTGACTCACTTCTAGTTGCACTGGAAACGGGTAAAATTGATGCTATTATTTCGGGAATGAACGTTACAGCTGAACGAAAAAAGAGCGTTGACTTCTCAAATACATATTATTCCGGCGATAGTTACTTCTTAATTAATAAAGGAGATAAAGATAAGCTAGTTAATGTCAAAAGTTTTAATGGGAAAAATGTAGGAGCACAAAACGGTACGCTCCAATCAACCCTGATTTCAAAGGAAATGCCTAAAGCAAACGGCAAAGGGCTTGCTAAACTTTCTTCCTTAGTCATTGGGCTTCAATCTCATAAATATGATGGGATTTTAATGGATGCTGCTACTGCTAAAGCCTATGCTGCCAATAATTCAAATCTTTATGCCTTTAATTCGAAATTGCCAAATACTGCTGGCGGAATTGCCATGGCCTTTCCTAAAGGTGATACTTCGTTAGTCAATGCTGCCAACCAAACAATTAAAAAAGTTAACAAAGAACAACTAATTAATAAAAAATGGATTCCTGAAGCCTCCCAATACATGAAGAGTTATAAAAAGCAAAATACTGTTCTTAGCTATTGGCGTTACTTTGCTAAAGGGATTAAATATACATTAATCATTACAGTTGTCTCTGTTATTTTTGGTTTCCTATTAGGGACTCTCTTTGCACTAATGCGGCTTTCAAAGAACAAATTTTTACATTCAATTGCGGTTTGCTACATTGAATTTCTCCGGGGTACGCCAATGATGGTTCAAATCATGTTTGTTTACTTTGGGATTGGGGCACTTATTCAATCACTTCCGGCCCTCCTCGCTGGGATTATTGCCGTTTCACTAAACTCTGGTGCTTATGTTGCTGAAATTATTCGTTCTGGAATCCAATCCATTCCGCTTGGACAAACAGAAGCTGCTCGGAGCTTGGGGATGAGTAAAAACGAAACATTCAGATATGTGATTATGCCACAAGCACTTAAAAATATTTGGCCAGCATTAGGAAATGAGCTTATTACTTTATTAAAAGATAGTTCATTAGTTTCTGTGATTGGTGTTTCCGAATTGATGTATCAAACACAATTAGTGCAATCAGCAACTTATAAAGGAGTTTTACCTCTATTCATCACAATGATCATCTACTTTATCCTCACATTTACGCTATCCAGGATTTTGTTTTACTTTGAAGGGAGAATGAAACATGCCCACTAA
- a CDS encoding PhoH family protein, with translation MGEQKTIEQTFQIESPEIEVGLLGTQDKFVSLIEQGMDVEIRPFGENLKVSGQEEDVKLTIDVFRALISLLNQGIRIHSTDIVSAMKMAHRGTLEYFADLYSETIIKDRRGRAIRVKNFGQRQYVNAMKHNDITFGIGPAGTGKTYLAVAMAVASLKRGEVERIILTRPAVEAGESLGFLPGDLREKVDPYLRPIYDALNDIFGADHTQRLIDRGIIEIAPLAYMRGRTLDGAFVILDEAQNTTNAQMKMFLTRLGFGSKMVINGDVSQIDLPHGTRSGLVNAQRILNNIKSIKFVKFSAEDVVRHPVVARIITAYEDQTSKQLAEKDKEKKEEK, from the coding sequence GTGGGAGAACAAAAAACAATTGAACAAACTTTTCAAATTGAAAGTCCAGAAATAGAAGTTGGCTTACTAGGAACACAGGATAAGTTTGTGAGCCTGATTGAACAAGGAATGGATGTTGAAATCCGACCATTCGGTGAAAATCTTAAAGTAAGTGGACAAGAAGAAGACGTTAAACTTACGATCGATGTATTTCGTGCCCTTATTTCGTTGCTAAACCAAGGAATCCGCATCCACAGTACAGATATTGTTAGTGCGATGAAGATGGCGCATCGTGGAACACTGGAATATTTTGCTGACCTTTACAGTGAAACGATTATTAAAGATCGCCGAGGAAGAGCCATTCGGGTAAAAAATTTTGGTCAGCGGCAGTATGTTAACGCGATGAAGCATAATGATATTACGTTTGGGATTGGCCCTGCCGGAACAGGGAAAACTTACCTAGCAGTAGCAATGGCCGTTGCATCCTTAAAGCGTGGCGAAGTAGAACGGATTATCTTGACGCGACCAGCAGTTGAAGCTGGTGAAAGTCTAGGATTCTTACCCGGTGACCTTCGTGAAAAAGTAGATCCTTATTTACGACCAATTTATGATGCCTTAAATGATATTTTTGGAGCTGATCATACGCAACGGTTAATTGATCGGGGAATTATCGAAATTGCGCCCCTTGCTTATATGCGTGGACGAACTCTTGATGGAGCATTTGTAATTTTAGATGAAGCCCAAAATACGACTAATGCCCAAATGAAGATGTTCCTTACCCGTTTAGGCTTTGGTTCAAAAATGGTTATTAATGGGGATGTTTCACAAATCGATCTTCCTCATGGGACTCGCAGTGGTCTTGTAAACGCGCAACGAATTCTGAATAATATTAAGTCAATTAAGTTTGTTAAATTTAGTGCAGAAGATGTTGTTCGTCACCCGGTTGTAGCGCGGATTATTACTGCTTATGAGGACCAAACATCAAAACAATTAGCAGAAAAAGATAAAGAGAAAAAAGAGGAAAAATGA
- the rpsU gene encoding 30S ribosomal protein S21, translated as MSKTVVRKNESLDDALRRFKRSVSRNGTLQEYRKREFYEKPSVKRKLKSEAARKRKNKRGRRY; from the coding sequence ATGTCAAAAACAGTCGTTCGTAAGAATGAATCTTTAGACGACGCTCTTCGACGCTTTAAACGTTCAGTTTCACGTAACGGAACATTGCAAGAATATCGTAAACGTGAATTTTACGAAAAGCCAAGTGTAAAACGCAAGTTGAAATCTGAAGCGGCACGGAAGCGTAAGAACAAGCGCGGTCGTCGTTACTAA
- the ybeY gene encoding rRNA maturation RNase YbeY, translating to MDLEIFDQTTAQLPNEQLEMVRDLLQYAAKELSLSENTEMSLTFVNNPEIKKLNAQYRNVDRATDVLSFAAEEAGDETPIIMDPEMAAEIPVNLGDLFISIDKVAEQAKFLGHSVDRELGFLAVHGFLHLNGYDHEEPADEEKMFKLQREILDGYGLTR from the coding sequence ATGGACTTGGAAATTTTTGATCAAACAACAGCGCAGCTTCCAAATGAACAATTGGAGATGGTAAGGGACTTATTACAGTATGCTGCTAAAGAACTTTCCTTATCAGAAAATACTGAAATGTCCTTAACATTTGTAAATAATCCAGAGATAAAAAAATTAAATGCCCAGTATCGTAATGTTGATCGGGCAACTGATGTTTTAAGTTTTGCCGCAGAAGAGGCGGGAGATGAAACACCAATCATTATGGATCCTGAAATGGCTGCTGAAATTCCTGTTAACTTAGGTGACTTATTTATTTCCATCGATAAGGTAGCAGAACAGGCAAAGTTTTTGGGCCATTCAGTTGATCGAGAGTTAGGATTTTTAGCTGTTCATGGCTTCCTTCACTTAAATGGATATGATCATGAAGAGCCGGCAGATGAAGAAAAAATGTTTAAATTACAACGGGAGATACTAGACGGTTATGGACTCACGCGATAA
- a CDS encoding argininosuccinate synthase — protein MSKEKIVLAYSGGLDTSVAIAWLKNKGYDVIACCIDVGEGKDLEAIKEKGLQVGAWKSVVIDAKRDFAEQFVLPALQAHAMYEQKYPLVSALSRPLIVQKLVAVANQYGATAIAHGCTGKGNDQVRFEAGIHALAPEMKIEDPIRDWHWSREEEIQYAKDNGIPVPITKASPYSIDENLWGRANECGILEDPWAAAPADAYDRTVSIEEAPDTPTTIEITFNEGVPTAIDGEEMPLDQLIMKLDKLAGSHGIGRIDHVENRLVGIKSREIYECPAATVLLAAHKDLEDLTQEREVAHFKPLIEQKMSGIIYNGLWYSPLMKSLVAFIDESQAVVNGVVRVKLFKGNVICEGRKSPNSLYDKNLATYTSADEFDQEAATGFIKLWELPDKVYAQVQNKNKKKVKENTSDAY, from the coding sequence ATGTCAAAAGAAAAAATTGTTTTAGCTTATTCTGGTGGTTTAGATACTTCAGTTGCGATTGCGTGGCTCAAAAATAAGGGTTATGACGTAATTGCATGTTGTATTGATGTGGGTGAAGGAAAAGACCTTGAAGCGATTAAGGAAAAGGGTCTCCAAGTTGGTGCGTGGAAGTCAGTAGTGATTGATGCCAAACGTGACTTTGCTGAACAATTTGTATTGCCAGCCCTTCAAGCCCATGCAATGTATGAGCAAAAGTACCCATTAGTTTCAGCACTTTCTCGTCCATTAATCGTTCAAAAATTAGTTGCAGTTGCTAATCAATACGGTGCGACTGCTATTGCCCATGGATGTACTGGAAAGGGAAACGATCAGGTTCGGTTTGAAGCAGGTATCCATGCTTTGGCACCAGAGATGAAGATTGAAGATCCAATTCGGGATTGGCACTGGTCACGGGAAGAGGAAATTCAATACGCTAAGGATAATGGCATTCCTGTTCCAATCACAAAAGCTAGTCCATATTCCATTGATGAGAACTTATGGGGCCGGGCAAATGAATGTGGAATTCTTGAAGATCCGTGGGCTGCGGCACCGGCTGATGCATATGATCGGACAGTTTCAATTGAAGAAGCCCCTGATACCCCAACCACAATTGAAATTACCTTTAATGAAGGGGTTCCTACAGCAATTGATGGTGAAGAAATGCCGCTTGACCAGTTAATTATGAAGCTTGACAAATTAGCTGGTAGTCATGGGATTGGTCGGATTGATCACGTTGAAAACCGGCTTGTCGGTATTAAGTCACGGGAAATTTATGAATGCCCAGCTGCAACTGTTTTACTAGCAGCCCATAAAGATTTGGAAGACCTAACCCAAGAACGGGAAGTAGCGCACTTTAAACCATTAATTGAACAAAAGATGAGTGGAATTATTTATAATGGGCTTTGGTATTCACCATTAATGAAATCTTTAGTCGCTTTTATTGATGAATCACAAGCAGTTGTTAATGGAGTAGTAAGGGTTAAATTATTTAAAGGAAATGTAATCTGTGAAGGTCGGAAATCACCAAATTCACTTTATGATAAAAACTTGGCAACTTACACTTCCGCTGATGAATTTGACCAAGAAGCTGCCACTGGCTTTATTAAACTTTGGGAATTACCAGATAAGGTCTATGCTCAAGTACAAAACAAAAATAAAAAGAAAGTAAAGGAGAATACAAGCGATGCCTATTAA